The Pseudodesulfovibrio senegalensis genome contains the following window.
ACCCTGTTCAATATGGTGGTGCGGATGTGCTCCCGCAGAATGCTTTCGCTCATGATGCCTGCTCCTTGGCTTGTGGTGCCGGGCACGGTAACGGATTGCGGCCCGGCGGGCAAGGGGCATGCCTTCGGTAACGAAAAACGGTGTTTCATTTTTTTGCAAAGTGTCGTACTTGGCTCAAAATACTATTTGATTGGAGAATCAATCATGGACCTGTTTGCCTCTTCCCTGCCGTTTCTCAAGGTCATTGCCGCTTTCGCCATCATGCTGGCCGGAATCCGTTTCAGGATCGGGCTGGGCATTTCCATTCTTTCCGGCAGCCTTGCGCTGGCCCTGTTGTTCGGCATGGCTCCGCAGAAATGGGCCCTTGTCGGGATCGAGGCGCTCGGGCAGGAGAAGTTCCTGCTGCTGGCGGCCATCGTCATGTCCATTCTGATCTTGTCCGATGCCATGGAACGGTCCGGCCAGTCCCGGCGGCTCATGGATTCCCTGTCCGGCTACCTGACCAATCCCCGGCTGCGGCTGGCGTTTTTTCCCGCACTCATCGGGCTGTTGCCCATGCCGGGCGGCGCTGTTTTTTCCGCACCCATGGTTCGCACCGTGGCCGAAAGGATGCCCATGGAGGATTGCGACAGGGTGTTGCTGAACTACTGGTTCCGGCATATCTGGGAGCTTGGCTGGCCCCTGTATCCGGGCATGATTCTGGCCGCTGCCCTGGCCGATATTCCCATTTTGACACTGATCCTGCACACCGGTATCGGCGTTCTGGTCATGACGGTTCTTGGCTGGATTTTCTTTTTGCGGCCGGGCGTGTTGCCTGCCGACATGATTGAGTCCGGCAGTGCCGAGCCCGTTGGCGACTGCCGCTGGCGTTCCGCGGTGTTTCACGGACTGCCGCTGATCATCGCCATTGTGGGCGGACTTGGGCTGGAGGGCGTCATCGCCGCCACCCTGCCTTCCGTGCCGTTCGAGCTGGGCGTGATCGCGGCTCTTGTGGTGGGTATCGGATGCGTCATGGTGCAGAACGGGCTGGGCATGCGGTTCCTGCGCGATGTGCTGGGCAAAAAGAGCCTATGGACCATGCTTGCGGTGATCGTGGCCATTTTCGTGTTCAAGGATGTGATGGGCGCGGCCCATGTGGTTCAGGCCATGGCCGAAGTTGCCGGAGGAAAGGCTACGCTGGTGACCTCGGCCGTTTTCCTGCCGTTTCTGGTGGGGGCCATTTCCGGCATTAACGTCGCCT
Protein-coding sequences here:
- a CDS encoding DUF401 family protein, producing MDLFASSLPFLKVIAAFAIMLAGIRFRIGLGISILSGSLALALLFGMAPQKWALVGIEALGQEKFLLLAAIVMSILILSDAMERSGQSRRLMDSLSGYLTNPRLRLAFFPALIGLLPMPGGAVFSAPMVRTVAERMPMEDCDRVLLNYWFRHIWELGWPLYPGMILAAALADIPILTLILHTGIGVLVMTVLGWIFFLRPGVLPADMIESGSAEPVGDCRWRSAVFHGLPLIIAIVGGLGLEGVIAATLPSVPFELGVIAALVVGIGCVMVQNGLGMRFLRDVLGKKSLWTMLAVIVAIFVFKDVMGAAHVVQAMAEVAGGKATLVTSAVFLPFLVGAISGINVAFVGATFPLMLGVLSTLGMQDQVVPYVVLGSFCGFAGVMISPIHICFLLTCQFFKVEMAQAWRRVAWPCMLLALSGVGWFFVLQG